The Opitutales bacterium genome segment CCCAGAAATGACCTTCAATTCGACTTTGTCAGAGTTTATTTCCTCCAGGCTTTGTTTGATCGCCGCAAGCGAGCCACTGACGTCCGACTTAAGGATAACGGAGTAGACTTTCTTCTGCTGGTTTTCGATCGCTGCAAACAGATCGTCAATCGTCGCTCCACCTGCTATACCTTGTGTGCTTTGCTGGCTCGCCGCCATCTTCGCCTCGTGGATTCGCTCTTCTACGATTTTCTTTGCTTCACGCTCGTTCTTTACAGTTTCGAAACGCCCACCCACATCGGGAGCATCCGACCAGCCAATAATCTTGACCGCTGTAGCTGGCGTAGCGGTCTTCACCTGCTTACCGTGCTCATCAAGCATCGCACGCACACGGCAATAACACTCGCCACAAACAATCGCAGCACCTGGCTTGAGCGTTCCCTTCTCGACAATGATCGTCGCGCTAGCACCACGGCCTTGTTCGACCTGTGATTCAATCACAATCCCAGCAGCCTTAGCGTCAGGATTTGCGCGCAACTCCATGATCTCAGACTGGAGATTGATATTGTCTAATAATTCTTCAACGCCGTCGCCGTTAAGCGCAGAGATGGGAACACAGAGGGTTTCCCCACCCCAGTCCTCAGGAGCAATTCCGTGTTCTTGCATCTGAGTCTTCACGCGATCCAAATTGGCTCCTTTAGAATCCATCTTGTTCACGGCGACCACCACCGCATTTTGCGCCTTTCGGGCAAATTTGAGCGCCTCATCGGTCTGCGGCATGAAACCGTCATCTGCAGCAACGACCAAAATCGCGATGTCGGTCACGTTCGCGCCCATTTCACGCATCGCAGAAAAGGCTGCGTGGCCGGGCGTATCGATAAATGACATGACATGGTCCGCATGTTTCACTCGATAGGCTCCGATGTGTTGGGTAATCCCACCCGCCTCGCCATCCGCTACATTCGCCTTGCGCACGGCATCCATGAGCGTGGTCTTTCCGTGATCTACATGGCCTAAAATACATACCACCGGAGGACGCGGCTTAAGGAATTTCTCGTCATCTTCATCCGGCACATCCTCTTTCTTTTTCGCCTCCTGGACAAATTCACCGCGATGTCGAATCTCCAGCTGCACGCCATGGTTTGCTGCGATGCGCTTGGCGACGTCTTCTTCAACCGCACCATTCATGGAGGCGAAAATACCCATTTCCATAAACTCAGCGATGAGCCGGAAACTCTTTACTCCCAGCACGTCCGCCAAATCTCTCAAGACAACCGGCGGTTTCATCGTCACCTGGCGCATTTTCTTTTCACCCTCGTCCTCACCGGCAGTCTCTGAAGGAGCGTCGCCGGAGGGCGGTGTGGCAGCACCAGGAGGCACCATAGCTTTTGGAGCACTCGCAACCGGAGGCCGTCCCGCCATACCCGGTGGTGGCGTCTTGGCCGCTGGAGCACCCGCTGCAGGGCGAGCCATCGGAGGGGCGGTCGTTTTCGGAGCATCACCAGTCGATGGAGCCGCTTTGACTCCCGACGGAGCAGCGGTTGCAGGACTTGTCTTGGGCGCTGCTGGAGAAGAAGATGTTCCTGCTGGAGCCCGTGGGGGCACGGCTTTTCCGGGTGCTACTCGAGGAGGCGCTGCGCTCCCTGGGCCCTTAGGCGCGGGAGGTGTCTTCGGAGCCGGCGCAGGGGGCGTCGGCGTCAAACCTGCAGCTGCATTACG includes the following:
- the infB gene encoding translation initiation factor IF-2 — its product is MSIRIHQLAKEIGMENKELVELLQQRGYEVKSVSSTIDNISAESLREEFTKTEEKEPAVTSESPSEPKKPAVGIPPGAIVRSKEDIDREREEREAAKKAEAEAKRNAAAGLTPTPPAPAPKTPPAPKGPGSAAPPRVAPGKAVPPRAPAGTSSSPAAPKTSPATAAPSGVKAAPSTGDAPKTTAPPMARPAAGAPAAKTPPPGMAGRPPVASAPKAMVPPGAATPPSGDAPSETAGEDEGEKKMRQVTMKPPVVLRDLADVLGVKSFRLIAEFMEMGIFASMNGAVEEDVAKRIAANHGVQLEIRHRGEFVQEAKKKEDVPDEDDEKFLKPRPPVVCILGHVDHGKTTLMDAVRKANVADGEAGGITQHIGAYRVKHADHVMSFIDTPGHAAFSAMREMGANVTDIAILVVAADDGFMPQTDEALKFARKAQNAVVVAVNKMDSKGANLDRVKTQMQEHGIAPEDWGGETLCVPISALNGDGVEELLDNINLQSEIMELRANPDAKAAGIVIESQVEQGRGASATIIVEKGTLKPGAAIVCGECYCRVRAMLDEHGKQVKTATPATAVKIIGWSDAPDVGGRFETVKNEREAKKIVEERIHEAKMAASQQSTQGIAGGATIDDLFAAIENQQKKVYSVILKSDVSGSLAAIKQSLEEINSDKVELKVISGSVGPITKADVTLATTAGSAILGFNVRIENGVQGLAKHHGIDIYQHSIIYELLDMVTEAMADLLDPELREKKVGSAEIRQVFSIGRGQVAGCMVIDGGISRNAKARLMRKGEMVGEAKIDTLRRFKDDVSEVRAGYECGIHLQDINSYEEGDIIECFEVEKIRASL